The stretch of DNA CGCAGACAACTGAAACAGGTGCTGTTGAGCATAAAAAAGGAGCACAGCGGCTATTTCAACCAGGATACCGTGCAGCGGTTCGGGAAAATGATAGGAGTAGACTGCATGGTCATAGGGTTGATGGACGATCTCGGCCCTGTGGTTGACGTAACGGCCAAGCTAGTGGAGTCAGGAACCGGACGCCTGCTGGCAATGGCCGAAACCCAGATAATAAAGGATGAAGTGGTCAGGGAGCTGCTGGCAAGGAGGCACGATACCACTCTCACCGTGACAGTTGAACCCGCTGTAAACGGCATAGTGGTGGCCTGCGGTATAAGAGGTGAACTGAACCAGGGAGTGGCTGTGATAAAGGGGCTGCCTCCAGGGACGTGCCAGGTGCTGATACGGCCCGATGGGCATGACCCTGTAAACAAGACCGTGGAGATCAGGGACCAACCTGAGTCCCTTACCATGCGGCTGGCCAACAGGCGCTTTAACGTGAGTTTCATGGTCAATCCGCCCACGGCCACCCTGGTGGTGGACGGCCGGGAGATTGCCCTTAATGAATACGGCTTTGCCTCTGTAAAAGGCCTGGAGGCAGGGGAGCATATTTACAAGGTACAGGCCAAGGATCACAAGGGACGTATGGGTACCTTTGATCCTTCGCTGAACCACAGGGTTGTCATCAACCTGGAGGCTTCGGACCCGGTGCTTTCCATAGGCAATGCCCTGGCGGCCAGGGTACGGAAGCTGGCAAGCTCGCAGGATTTCCAGGTGAAGGTGTGGACCGAGAAAAAAAGTTACAGGATAGGGGAGCCGATCCGTTTTTTCTTCAGGGCTGAAAAGGACTGCTACCTGAACCTCATAGACATCAATTCCAAGGGAGAGATAAACCTGCTGTTTCCCAACAGGTTCGATTCAAACAACAGGATAAGGGGCGGCGTGACCTACATCATTCCCGGCAGGGGGTACGGTTTCGACCTGGAGGCTGCGCCGCCGGCAGGCATGGATCACATTTATGCCATAGCCAGCACCGAGCCCATTGATATATTTGGAAATGATTTTACCCGCGAGGCTTTTATCTCTGTCTCTAGGGGCGATTCCCGGGGTATTGAAGTCAAAACGAAGTTAAACGAGGTAAGGCTGGACAGTGCCGCCTTTATTACCGTCAACATCCGGCCATGAACCCAGATTATGCACTTTAAACTCGCATCTTCGGCAAACCTGCGAGCTGCATAATCCGGGATGAATTACAGGTCATGGCACAGAGATCGGGGTGCTTGATATGAATCTCAAGACAGGGTCAACAGGCAGGGGAAAATTTAGGAAGTTTTTTTTCCTGTTTACCGCACTGCTC from Dissulfuribacter thermophilus encodes:
- a CDS encoding DUF4384 domain-containing protein → MYRKNWMIWDTVRFAVIGAIAALVAVSAGCAPPANRASHEYDARALPLSAAIDQLSRDLVASARGKSVGKLAVADFAGPGAGISALGGYLSDKLSVRLYSTGAFPDFMERRQLKQVLLSIKKEHSGYFNQDTVQRFGKMIGVDCMVIGLMDDLGPVVDVTAKLVESGTGRLLAMAETQIIKDEVVRELLARRHDTTLTVTVEPAVNGIVVACGIRGELNQGVAVIKGLPPGTCQVLIRPDGHDPVNKTVEIRDQPESLTMRLANRRFNVSFMVNPPTATLVVDGREIALNEYGFASVKGLEAGEHIYKVQAKDHKGRMGTFDPSLNHRVVINLEASDPVLSIGNALAARVRKLASSQDFQVKVWTEKKSYRIGEPIRFFFRAEKDCYLNLIDINSKGEINLLFPNRFDSNNRIRGGVTYIIPGRGYGFDLEAAPPAGMDHIYAIASTEPIDIFGNDFTREAFISVSRGDSRGIEVKTKLNEVRLDSAAFITVNIRP